The Pseudomonas sp. IB20 region TCTGGCTGGCGGCGGGCGCGGGCGTTTCGAGGGCGGGCGCCGCGCAGACTGGGCGCTTGGCGTTCATGGGGCAGTACCACCGGCGGATTGATCAGTGTTCAGACTAGGCGCGACAAAGCGTCGCGTCTAATTGCCAGTACTGATCTACCGATAGATGACGTCGATCAAGGCTCTTGCTGCGATTTCTGAAACAGCGCAAAACAAGCTTCTGCCAATGCCGAACGCGGCGCGCTGCGACGCATGATCAGCCCAAGGCGGGCTAGGGTGTGAGCGTCCTCAATAGGTTGCAGACGCAGGTGCTCGGTCAGCGCATCAAGGCCGCCGTCCAGTGGCATCACGGCGCAACACAGGCCGCCGTGCACGGCCTGTAACAATTGGTGCACCGCATCGGTTTGCAACAAAGGCTGCGGGTTGAGCCCACGGCTGTGGAAGTTGTGGTCGATGGATTGGCGAAAGTGCATGCCGCTGGTGAGCATGCCCAATGGCAATTCGATCAGCGCCTCCCAGCTCAACGGCTTGTCGCCGAAGCTGAAAAAACGCTGGTCGTAGAGCAGGCCCATGCGGGTTTCGCCCAGGGCCAGCGAGTCGAAGCGCTCATTGTCCAGGCGTTCCAGGTAGGACACGCCCAAGTCCAGGCGATTGCTCGCCAGTTGTTCGAGGATTTGCTCGGAGCTTAATGCCGACAGCTCAAAGCGCAGGCTCGGATGCTCTTTATGCAGTTGCTGCATCAGCGTCAAGGGGTCGAAGCTCGACAGTGGCACCACGCCCAGGCGCAACGTACCGACCAAATTGCCGCGACACGCCGCTGCTTCGGCCTGCAAGCCGTCATACGCCGCCAGCACGGTGCGGGCCCATGCCAATACGCGTTCGCCCGGCGCGGTAAAGCCTTCGAAGCGCTGGCCGCGATTGACCAGCGGCAAATCCAACTCTTCTTCGAGGTTGCGCAGGCGCATCGACAGGGTCGGCTGGGTGATGTGGCAGCGCGCTGCCGCCTGGCCGAAGTGCCGGGTCTCGTCGAGGGCGATGAGGAATTTCAGCTGTTTGATGTCCATCTTCGCTCCGGGCTTATTCCAATGGCGGGGGATTCTAGCGCGTTTGGGTCTTTGGTCGGCCTGGAACCCAAGCCTGTAGGACTGGTCTAGTCTTGGGCATCTGGAACTTAAACCCCAAGGAGAGCGCACCATGAGTATTTTTAGCTTTGTTAA contains the following coding sequences:
- a CDS encoding LysR family transcriptional regulator, with amino-acid sequence MDIKQLKFLIALDETRHFGQAAARCHITQPTLSMRLRNLEEELDLPLVNRGQRFEGFTAPGERVLAWARTVLAAYDGLQAEAAACRGNLVGTLRLGVVPLSSFDPLTLMQQLHKEHPSLRFELSALSSEQILEQLASNRLDLGVSYLERLDNERFDSLALGETRMGLLYDQRFFSFGDKPLSWEALIELPLGMLTSGMHFRQSIDHNFHSRGLNPQPLLQTDAVHQLLQAVHGGLCCAVMPLDGGLDALTEHLRLQPIEDAHTLARLGLIMRRSAPRSALAEACFALFQKSQQEP